ACCGGACGCCCCGGAGGGGGCATCCACTTTCAAAAATCAACGCTTGTCGAGACCTTGAGGAGGCCAGGCTTCCAGGCGCGAACCCAGGGCCAGACCACGCGAGGCCAGCACTTCCTTGATCTCGTTGAGCGACTTGCGACCCAGGTTGGGGGTCTTGAGCAGCTCGGTCTCGGTGCGCTGGATGAGGTCGCCGATGTAGTAGATGTTTTCGGCCTTGAGGCAGTTGGCCGACCGCACGGTGAGCTCGAGCTCGTCGACGGGACGCAGGAGGATCGGATCGAAGGCCGGAGAAGGCTGCGACTCGTACGCGCCGCCCATGCCGGCTTCGGCGGTGGGCTCGATGCCGACGAACACCGCCAGCTGATCCACCAGGATCTTGGCCGACATGCGGATGGCCTCTTCAGGCGACATCGCACCGTTGGTCTCGATCTCCATGACCAGCTTGTCCAGGTCGGTGCGTTGCTCCACACGGGCGCTTTCGACCGTGTAGCTCACGCGCTTGACCGGCGAGAACGAAGCGTCCAGCACGATGCGGCCAATGGACTTGCTGCTCTCTTCGCCATAACGACGCACGTTGCCCGGCACATAACCACGGCCCTTCTCGACCTTGATCTGCATGTCGAGCTTGCCGCCTTGCGACAGGTGAGCAATCACGTGATCACGGTTGACGATCTCGACGTCATGAGGCGTCTGGATGTCGGCCGCCGTCACGGGGCCCTCGCCGTCCTTGCGCAGCACCAGCGTGACCTCGTCACGGTTGTGCAAACGGAACACCACGCCCTTCAAATTGAGCATGATGTGGACGACATCCTCTTGAACGCCGTCGATGGTCGAGTACTCGTGCAGCACGCCAGCGATCGTGACTTCCGTCGGCGCGAAACCCACCATCGACGACAGCAGCACGCGACGCAGCGCGTTGCCCAGGGTGTGGCCGTAACCACGCTCGAACGGCTCGAGCGTGACCTTGGCGCGGTGGCCGCCCAGAGGCTCCACGTGAATGGCTTTGGGTTTCAGCAAATTGGTTTGCATGAGGTCTTCCTGTCAATACCCTCGGCTCGTTACACCGATAAGGCTGCTGGACCAACCGGAGCGGATGCCCCGGCCCTGAAAAACTGAGGACAGAAACGCGCAAGCGCGCGCCAGCACCAAAGGCCAGCACGCGCAGCGCGTGTCAACATCAACGCGAGTACAGTTCGACGATCAGCGATTCGTTGATGTCGGCGCCGAACTCGTCGCGGTCAGGCGACTTCTTGAAGGTGCCTTCCAGCTTGGCACCGTCAACGTTCACCCAACCCGGCAGACCGATGGACTCGGCCAGCTTGTAAGCTTCCTGAACGCGAACCTGCTTCTTGGCCTTTTCGCGCACGGCCACCACGTCACCCGACTTCACCAGGTACGAGGGGATGTTCACCACTTGGCCATTCACGACCACACCCTTGTGGCCCACCAACTGGCGAGCTTCGGCGCGGGTGGAGGCAAAGCCCATGCGGTACACGACGTTGTCCAGACGCGATTCCAGCAGTTGCAGCAGGTTCACGCCGGTGCTGCCCTTGCGGCGCTCGGCTTCGGCGAAGTAGCGGCGGAATTGCTTTTCCAGCACGCCATACATGCGCTTGACCTTCTGCTTTTCACGCAGTTGCAGACCGAAGTCAGAGGTGCGCGAGCCCGAAGTGCGGCCGTGCTGGCCGGGCTTGGAGTCGAACTTGGCCTTGTCGCTGATGGGGCGACGGGCGCTCTTGAGGAACAGGTCGGTGCCTTCGCGGCGGGCCAGTTTGGCCTTGGGTCCGAGGTAACGTGCCACTTTTCGTGTCCTTGTGATGTCTGACGTCGATGTCGCTCGAAAGGCGATGCATTGACGCGAGTCTGCGAGCCTGTGGCCTGCAAACGGTGGTCTTCAAAACAACCCGGCCTGCCCCGAAAAACGATGTTCTGCAGGGTCAGCCGGACTGGAAAAAGCTTGCCATTCTACATCGAGAATTGACAAGTTCTGTTGTCGCAAACAAGTCGACAACAAGAAGGCCCCGCAGGCACACGGCCAGCGAGGCATTCAATCTGCGAGACGCCCAGCGGCGTCTGCACTCAGATGCGGCGACGCTTCTGAGGGCGGCAGCCGTTGTGCGGCACCGGCGTCACATCGGAAATCGAGTTGATGCGGATGCCCAGCGAAGCCAGGGCGCGCACCGACGATTCACGACCAGGGCCGGGGCCCTTGATCTCGACATCCAGGTTCTTGATGCCTTGCTCTTGGGCGGCGCGACCGGCCACTTCAGCAGCCACCTGGGCAGCGAAAGGCGTCGACTTGCGCGAACCCTTGAAGCCCTGACCACCCGACGAAGCCCACGACAGGGCGTTGCCTTGACGGTCGGTGATGGTGATGATGGTGTTGTTGAACGATGCGTGCACGTGAGCGATGCCGTCCGCAATGTTCTTGCGGACCTTCTTGCTCACACGGCGGGCAGCGCTGCTCGAAGGTGATTTAGCCATGGTACTTTCTCTCGAACTTGGTCAAAGAAGCGAAGATCACTTCTTGCCAGCAATCGCCTTGCGCGGGCCCTTGCGGGTGCGGGCGTTCGTGCGGGTGCGCTGACCGCGGCAAGGCAGGCCACGGCGGTGACGGAAACCGCGGTAGCAGCCCATGTCCATCAGGCGCTTGATGTTCATCGTGAGTTCGCGGCGCAAGTCACCTTCAATGGTGAGCTTACCCACTTCGTCACGAAGTTTTTCCAGGTCGCCGTCGGTCAGCTCTTTCACCTTCTTGTTGAAGGGGATGCCTGCTGCCACGCAGATCTTCTGGGCGGTCGTGCGACCGATGCCATAGATCGACGTCAAGCCAATTTCAGTGTGCTTGTGCGGCGGAATGTTGATGCCAGCAATACGTGCCATAACTGTCCTCTGAACGCGTGTGTCGCCTGGTCAGGCGATCAGCCCTGACGCTGCTTGTGACGGGGGTCGGTGCAGATCACACGAACCACGCCATGGCGGCGGATGATTTTGCAATTACGGCACATCTTCTTGACGGATGCCGAGACTTTCATGGTCTTCTCCTGAACCGCTGATCGCTCAGCGGAAATTCGCCCACGCTTCCGGGGTCACCAAAACCAGCTCACTTCGCCCGGAATACGATGCGAGCACGAATCCAATCTTTTGAGTCACGGAGGGCCTCAGCCCGCCTTGAAGTTAGCCTTCTTCAGCAGCGACTCGTACTGCTGAGACATCATGTACGACTGCACCTGGGCCCAGAAGTCCATCGTGACCACCACGATGATCAACAGGGATGTGCCACCGAAGTAGAACGGAACGTTGTACTTCAAGACCAGGAACTCGGGCAACAGACACACTGCAGCGATGTAGATCGAGCCGGCCATGGTCAGGCGTGCCAGGATCTTGTCGATGTAGCGACCGGTCTGGTCACCAGGGCGGATGCCGGGAATGAAGGCTCCGCTCTTCTTCAGGTTGTCTGCCGTCTCTTTGCTGTTGAACACCAGCGCGGTGTAGAAAAAGCAGAAGAAGATGATGGCCACAGCGTACAGGATCACATAGATCGGCTGACCAGGCGACAGCAAGGCGGCGATGTCTTTCAGCCAGCGCATGCTTTCACCCGTGGCAAACCAACCCACGGCGGTCGCCGGCAGCAAGATGATCGACGAGGCGAAGATCGGGGGGATCACACCCGCCATGTTGACCTTCAGGGGCAAGTGCGAGGACTGGCCACCATACACCTTGTTGCCCACCTGGCGCTTGGCGTAATTGACGAGGATCTTGCGCTGACCCCGTTCGACAAAGACCACGAAGTAGGTCACTGCCACCACCAGGGCCATGATGATCAGGGCCGCGATGATGCTCATGGAGCCCGTGCGGATCAGCTCGAACAAGCCACCCAGCGCGTTGGGCAAGCCTGCCACGATGCCAGCGAAAATCAGGATCGAGATGCCGTTGCCCAGACCGCGCTCGGTGATCTGCTCACCCAGCCACATCAGGAACATGGTGCCGGCCGTTAGGCTGATCACCGCTGTCATGCGGAACGCAAACCCGGGGTCAATGACCAGACCAGGCGTGCCTTCCAGCGCCACGGCGATGCCAAAAGACTGGAACAAGGCAAGGCCCAGCGTGGCATAGCGGGTGTACTGCGTGATCTTGCGACGGCCGCCCTCGCCCTCTTTCTTGAGCTGCTCAAGCGTGGGCACCACGTAGCCCAGCATCTGAATGATGATGGACGCCGAGATGTACGGCATGATGCCCAGGGCAAAGACGGTGAACCGCGACAGCGCACCACCCGAGAACATGTTGAACAGGTTCAGGATGCCGCCCGACTGGCTCTTGAAGAGCTGCTGCAGCTGGGCAGGGTCGATGCCCGGCACGGGGATGTGTGCCCCGATCCGGTAGACAACCAGCGCCAGCAGCAGGAAGACGAGCCGGCGTTGAAGATCGCCGAACTTGCCACTGCGTGCGAGCTGTGTGGGGGATGTAGCCACGCTTCCTGATCCTGTTTGTCAGACTGCTTATTCAGCCAGCGAGCCGCCAGCGGCTTCGATGACTGCCTTGGCACCCTCGGTGGCGCCGATGCCCTTGAGGACCACCTTGCTCGTCAGTTCACCAGACTTGATGACCTTGACGTTCTTGGCGATCTGGGGCACCAGGCCGGCCTGCTTGAGTGCCAGGACGTCGACTTCCGACGCGCCCAGCGCTTGCAGTTCACCCAGGGTGATTTCGGCGTTGTACTTCAGGTTGTGCGACTTGAAGCCACGCTTGGGCAGACGGCGTTGCAGCGGCATTTGACCGCCTTCAAAACCGACCTTGTGGTAGCCGCCAGCACGCGACTTCTGACCCTTGTGGCCGCGGCCGGAGGTCTTGCCCAGGCCCGAGCCGATGCCACGGCCGACGCGGCGCTTGGCGTGCTTGGCGCCCGCAGAGGGCTTGATGGTGTTGAGTTGCATGGATTTCTCCGTGATGACGGTGCCTTACAGCACCACCACCATGTAGCGAACCTTGTTGATCATGCCGCGCACGGCAGGCGTGTCTTCCAGAACAGAGGTGCTGTTCAGGCGACCCAGGCCCAGGCCCTTGACGGTGGCACGGTGGTCGGCACGGGTGCCGATCACGCTGCGAACCAGCTTGACCGTGATGGTTTTCTTCTCGCTCATGTCAGCGCTCCGTTGATCAGTTGAACAGTTGTTCAACGGTCAGACCACGCTTGGCAGCCACTTCAGAGGGCGTCGAGGCCTTCTTCAGGGCGTCCAGGGTGGCGCGAACCATGTTGTAAGGGTTCGACGAGCCCAGGCTCTTGGCCACCACGTCAGTGATGCCCATCACTTCGAAGACAGCGCGCATGGGGCCGCCTGCGATGATGCCGGTACCGGCAGGAGCGCGAGCGATCAGCACCTTGGCAGCGCCGTGTTCGCCAGTCACGTTGTGGAACACGGTGCCTTCCTTCAGGGGAACGCGCAGCATGTTGCGACGAGCCTGGTCCATGGCCTTTTGCACGGCCAGAGGCACTTCACGCGCCTTGCCCTTGCCCATGCCGATGCGACCATCGCCGTCACCCACCACGGTGAGTGCAGCAAAACCCATGATGCGACCGCCCTTGACCACTTTGGTCACGCGGTTCACCTGGATCATTTTTTCGCGCAGACCGTCGTCACGACCTTCGTCAGCGACCTTCGGTTGAAACTTAGCCATTTGAGATTCCTTCCGGTTGCCAACGGCTTAGAACTGGAGGCCCGCTTCGCGAGCAGCCTCGGCCAGAGCCTTGATCCGACCGTGATATTGGTAGCCAGCACGGTCGAATGCGACCTTCTCGACGCCAGCGGCCTTGGCCTTCTCGGCGATGCGCTTGCCGATCAGGGCTGCAGCGGCAGCGTTGCCACCGTTCTTGACCTGCTCGCGCACTTCCTTTTCCAGGGTCGACGCCGTGGCGATGACACGGGTGCCGTCGCCAGAGATCACGCTGGCCTGGATGTGCAGGTTGCTGCGGGTGACCGTCAGACGCACGGCGCCTTGCAGGGCGATGCGTGCCCGGGTCTGGCGCGCACGACGCAGGCGCTGTTCCTTCTTGCTCATTGCCATGATGAATCAGCTCCTTACTTCTTCTTGGTCTCTTTCAGGACCACGCGCTCGTCCGCATAGCGGATGCCCTTGCCCTTGTAGGGCTCGGGCGGACGGAACGCACGCACCTCTGCAGCAATCTGACCCACCACCTGGCGATCAGCGCCCTTGATGAGGATTTCAGTTTGCGACGGAGTCTCGACCTTGATGCCGGCGGGCATGTCTTTGACGACGGGGTGCGAGAAACCGATTTGCAGGTTCAGCTTCTGGCCTTGGGCCTGGGCACGGAAACCCACGCCCACCAGGGTCAGCTTCTTCTCGAAGCCCTTGGACACACCGTTGACGGTGTTGGCCAGCAGGGCGCGGAAGGTGCCGGACATGGCATTGGCTTCAGCAGTTTCATTGACCGGAGCCACCTTCAGCGTGCCACCGTCTTGCGAGACGGTGACCAGGCCGCTGAGCGGCAGACTCAGGGTGCCGTTGCCGCCCTTGACGGTGATGGCTTCGGCAGAGATCTGGACGTCCACACCTTGAGGGACGGCGATCGGCATTTTTCCAACGCGGGACATTGCGATTGCTCCTCTATCAGGCGACGTAGCACAGCACTTCGCCACCGATGCCGGCGGCACGTGCCTTGCGATCGGTCATCACACCCTTGGGGGTCGACACGATGGCGACGCCCAGGCCGTTCATGACCTGAGGGATCGCGTTGCGGCCCTTGTAGATGCGCAGACCAGGACGGCTCACGCGCTCGATGGACTCGATCACGGGACGGCCGGCGTAGTACTTCAGCGAAATTTCCAGCTGAGGCTTCGCAGCCTCACCGGTGACGGCAAATGCGTCAATGTAACCCTCGTCCTTCAGGACCTGGGCGATCGCGACTTTCAGCTTGGACGACGGCATCACGACGCTGGTCTTGTCAACCATTTGTGCGTTGCGAATGCGGGTCAGCATGTCGGCGATGGGATCACTCATGCTCATGGGATAACTCCTGTTCGTGCCCTGCTGGGATTACCAGCTCGCCTTGGTGACACCGGGGATGTCGCCAGCGAAAGCCAATTCACGGATCTTGCTGCGGCCCAGGCCGAACTGGCGGAAAGTACCGCGAGGACGACCGGTCAGGTTGCAGCGCTTGCGCAGACGCGTCGGGTTGGCGTTGCGGGGCAGCTTCTGCAGTTCAAGACGGGCAGCGTAACGCTCTTGCTCCGACTTGGAGGCGTCATCGATGATGGCCTTCAACTCGGTGTACTTCTTGGCGTACTTGGCAACCAGCTTTTCGCGCTTTTCTTCGCGCTGCTTCAGAGAGACTTTTGCCACGATGTACCTCAGTTCTTGAACGGGAACTTGAAAGCCTGCAGCAGGGCCTTGGCTTCGTCGTCGGTCTTGGCGGTGGTGGTGATGCTGATGTTCAGACCACGCACGGCATCGATCTTGTCGTATTCGATTTCCGGGAAGATGATCTGTTCTTTGACACCGACGTTGTAGTTGCCACGACCATCGAACGAGCGACCGGAGATGCCGCGGAAGTCACGCACGCGGGGCAGCGAGATGGTGACGAAGCGGTCCAGGAATTCGTACATCGTGACGCCACGCAGGGTGACCATGCAGCCGATGGGCACGTTTTCGCGGATCTTGAAACCAGCGATGGCCTTCTTCGACTTGGTGACCACGGGCTTCTGGCCGGCGATCTTGGTCAGGTCGCCCACGGCGTTGTCCATGACCTTCTTGTCGTTCACCGCCTCGGACACACCCATGTTCAGGGTGATCTTGGTGATGCGGGGCACTTCCATGATCGACTTGTAGCCGAACTGCTTCATCAGTTCGGGCACGATCTTTTCACGGTAGATCTGCTGCAGGCGAGCTTGTTGTTGAGACATGTGTGACCTCGTCAAGCTTTGATTTCTTCGCCGCTGGATTTGTAGACGCGCACTTTCTTGCCGTCTTCCAGAAGCTTGATACCGACGCGGTCAGCCTTGCCAGTAGCAGGGTTGAAAATCGCCACGTTGGACTGATGGATGGGCATGGTCTTGTCGACGATGCCACCGGTGGTGCCCTTCAGGGGGTTGGGGCGCACGTGCTTTTTGGCCACATTCACGCCATCGACCAACACATGGTCAACGTCGATGCGAGCCGCCACGGTGCCACGCTTGCCTTTGTCGCGACCGGTCAGTACGACGACCTGATCACCTTTGCGAATCTTGTTCATGAGAACGTCCTTTGCCTGAGCCTAGGTTGCACCGAAGGTCACAGAACCTCAGGGGCCAGCGACACGATCTTCATGAAGCGCTCGGTACGCAGTTCACGCGTGACCGGGCCGAAGATGCGGGTGCCGATGGGCTCCAGCTTGGTGTTGAGCAGCACAGCGGCATTGCCGTCGAACTTGACCAGAGAGCCGTCTTGACGACGAACGCCCTTGGCAGTACGGACGACCACAGCGTTGTAGACCTCGCCCTTTTTGACGCGGCCACGCGGCGCAGCTTCCTTGATGCTGACCTTGATGATGTCGCCGATGCCGGCGTAACGACGCTTGGAGCCGCCGAGCACCTTGATGCACATGACGCTCTTTGCACCAGTGTTGTCAGCGACGTCAAGTCGCGATTGCATTTGGATCATGGTGTACCCCAACTTGACCGTTCGGCCGCGCAAACCACTTGCACAACAACCACGAACAATCAGTCTTGGGCCCGGTTAAACGGGCGGATCTGCCAAAGCTCTTGTCTGCCTGGATTGCCCGCGAGTGAGTGCGGGCCGGAAAACAAGAAGCTCTAACAGCGAAGCCTTGCATTATGCACGAGTTTTTGCCCGCGCGTCAAGCAAGTGAGAAAAAGATTTCAGGCGGTGCCGCCCACGGTCAGCCCGTCGATGCGCAGCGTGGGCTGGCCCACGCCCACCGGCACGCTTTGGCCTTCCTTGCCGCAGGTGCCCACGCCGCTGTCGAGCGAGAGGTCGTTGCCGATCATGCTGACGCGGGTCATGGCGTCCGGGCCGTTGCCGATCAGGGTGGCACCCTTCACGGGGTACTGCACCTTGCCGTTTTCGACCCAGTAGGCCTCGGAGGCCGAAAACACGAACTTGCCGCTGGTGATGTCCACCTGGCCACCGCCGAAGTTGACCGCGTAGAGGCCACGGTCGATGGAGGCGATGATTTCCTGGGGGTCTTTGTCGCCGGCCAGCATGTAGGTGTTGGTCATGCGGGGCATGGGCAGGTGGGCGTAGCTTTCGCGGCGGCCATTGCCAGTGGGGGCGGTCTTCATCAAGCGGGCGTTGGTGGCGTCTTGCATGTAGCCGCGCAGGATGCCGTCTTCGATCAGCACATTGCTCTGGCTGACGTGGCCTTCATCGTCGATGTTGAGCGAGCCACGGCGGTCCGGCAGGGTGCCGTCGTCCAGCACGGTGACGCCCTTGGCGGCCACGCGCTGGCCGATGCGGCCCGAGAACACGCTGGAGCCCTTGCGGTTGAAGTCACCCTCCAGGCCATGGCCCACCGCCTCATGCAGCAGGATGCCAGGCCAGCCGCTGCCCAGCACCACGGTCATTTCGCCGGCGGGCGCCGGACGGGATTCGAGGTTGACGAGCGCCGCGTGCACGGCCTGATCGACGTACTGCTGGGTGATGGCGGGGGTGAAATAGGCCAGATCATGTCGGCCACCACCGCCGGATGAACCCACCTCGCGGCGGCCATTCTGTTCGGCAATGACGGTGACGGACAAGCGGATGAGGGGGCGCACGTCGGCGGCGAGGGTGCCATCGGCACGCGCCACCATCACGACGTCGTACTCGCAACCGAGTCCGGCCATCACCTGCACGACGCGGGGATCTTTGGCGCGGGCGCGGCGCTCGACGTCTTCCAGCAGGGCCACCTTGGCGGCGCTGTCCATGGAGGCGATGGGATCAAAGCTGCCGTAGAGGCTGCGGCTGGGGGCCACGGTGTGGCCGCCCACCTTGACGCGGCGGCTCTGGCCTGCGGCGGCGATGGTGCGCACGGTGCGCGCGGCATCCAGCAGCGCGGCTTCGGAGATGTCGTCCGAATAGGCGAAGGCGGTTTTTTCGCCCGCGATGGCGCGCACACCCACACCCTGGTCGATGCCGAAACTGCCCGACTTGACGATGCCCTCTTCCAGGCTCCAGCCTTCGCTGCGCGTGTACTGGAAATAGAGGTCGGCATCGTCCACGCGGTGGGCGGTGATGAGCTTGAGGGCGTCCAGCAAGGTGGACTCGTCCAGACCGTAGGGCGTCAGCAGCAACTGGCGAGCGGTCTGGAGGCGGGCGATGGTGGCGTCGGCAGCGATCATGGTCTCATTGTAGGCAGGCTGCCGGGTTTGTGCTGGCCACGGATCACAGTTTGAGCAGGGCCTGTACGCGCAGGTGTTCGTCGGGCTTGAAGTGCTGTTGCACGTAGGCGTTCATTTGCTCGCGGCGCTGAAGGTCGGACAAGGCGTTGTTGCCTTGCAGGCTGTCCCATTCGCGGCGGGCGTCTGCGAGTCGGCGCTGCCAGTCGGCCCATTCTTCATCCACCTTGGCCAAGCGTTGTGCGGCCTCCTCGCCGTACCGGGCCACGCGTTCTGCATGCACCACGGCGGGGTCTTTGCCGGGCGCCATCTGCGGCACCGGGGCCCCAGGGTCTGGCGGCGGGGGCAGGCCCGATTGAATCTGCGCGTGCAGGCTCTCGAACTTGGCTTCGTCATCGCCATAAAACGC
This genomic window from Aquabacterium sp. A3 contains:
- a CDS encoding DNA-directed RNA polymerase subunit alpha, which encodes MQTNLLKPKAIHVEPLGGHRAKVTLEPFERGYGHTLGNALRRVLLSSMVGFAPTEVTIAGVLHEYSTIDGVQEDVVHIMLNLKGVVFRLHNRDEVTLVLRKDGEGPVTAADIQTPHDVEIVNRDHVIAHLSQGGKLDMQIKVEKGRGYVPGNVRRYGEESSKSIGRIVLDASFSPVKRVSYTVESARVEQRTDLDKLVMEIETNGAMSPEEAIRMSAKILVDQLAVFVGIEPTAEAGMGGAYESQPSPAFDPILLRPVDELELTVRSANCLKAENIYYIGDLIQRTETELLKTPNLGRKSLNEIKEVLASRGLALGSRLEAWPPQGLDKR
- the rpsD gene encoding 30S ribosomal protein S4, with the protein product MARYLGPKAKLARREGTDLFLKSARRPISDKAKFDSKPGQHGRTSGSRTSDFGLQLREKQKVKRMYGVLEKQFRRYFAEAERRKGSTGVNLLQLLESRLDNVVYRMGFASTRAEARQLVGHKGVVVNGQVVNIPSYLVKSGDVVAVREKAKKQVRVQEAYKLAESIGLPGWVNVDGAKLEGTFKKSPDRDEFGADINESLIVELYSR
- the rpsK gene encoding 30S ribosomal protein S11 — its product is MAKSPSSSAARRVSKKVRKNIADGIAHVHASFNNTIITITDRQGNALSWASSGGQGFKGSRKSTPFAAQVAAEVAGRAAQEQGIKNLDVEIKGPGPGRESSVRALASLGIRINSISDVTPVPHNGCRPQKRRRI
- the rpsM gene encoding 30S ribosomal protein S13, giving the protein MARIAGINIPPHKHTEIGLTSIYGIGRTTAQKICVAAGIPFNKKVKELTDGDLEKLRDEVGKLTIEGDLRRELTMNIKRLMDMGCYRGFRHRRGLPCRGQRTRTNARTRKGPRKAIAGKK
- the rpmJ gene encoding 50S ribosomal protein L36, whose protein sequence is MKVSASVKKMCRNCKIIRRHGVVRVICTDPRHKQRQG
- the secY gene encoding preprotein translocase subunit SecY; the encoded protein is MATSPTQLARSGKFGDLQRRLVFLLLALVVYRIGAHIPVPGIDPAQLQQLFKSQSGGILNLFNMFSGGALSRFTVFALGIMPYISASIIIQMLGYVVPTLEQLKKEGEGGRRKITQYTRYATLGLALFQSFGIAVALEGTPGLVIDPGFAFRMTAVISLTAGTMFLMWLGEQITERGLGNGISILIFAGIVAGLPNALGGLFELIRTGSMSIIAALIIMALVVAVTYFVVFVERGQRKILVNYAKRQVGNKVYGGQSSHLPLKVNMAGVIPPIFASSIILLPATAVGWFATGESMRWLKDIAALLSPGQPIYVILYAVAIIFFCFFYTALVFNSKETADNLKKSGAFIPGIRPGDQTGRYIDKILARLTMAGSIYIAAVCLLPEFLVLKYNVPFYFGGTSLLIIVVVTMDFWAQVQSYMMSQQYESLLKKANFKAG
- the rplO gene encoding 50S ribosomal protein L15; protein product: MQLNTIKPSAGAKHAKRRVGRGIGSGLGKTSGRGHKGQKSRAGGYHKVGFEGGQMPLQRRLPKRGFKSHNLKYNAEITLGELQALGASEVDVLALKQAGLVPQIAKNVKVIKSGELTSKVVLKGIGATEGAKAVIEAAGGSLAE
- the rpmD gene encoding 50S ribosomal protein L30 — encoded protein: MSEKKTITVKLVRSVIGTRADHRATVKGLGLGRLNSTSVLEDTPAVRGMINKVRYMVVVL
- the rpsE gene encoding 30S ribosomal protein S5 gives rise to the protein MAKFQPKVADEGRDDGLREKMIQVNRVTKVVKGGRIMGFAALTVVGDGDGRIGMGKGKAREVPLAVQKAMDQARRNMLRVPLKEGTVFHNVTGEHGAAKVLIARAPAGTGIIAGGPMRAVFEVMGITDVVAKSLGSSNPYNMVRATLDALKKASTPSEVAAKRGLTVEQLFN
- the rplR gene encoding 50S ribosomal protein L18, which translates into the protein MAMSKKEQRLRRARQTRARIALQGAVRLTVTRSNLHIQASVISGDGTRVIATASTLEKEVREQVKNGGNAAAAALIGKRIAEKAKAAGVEKVAFDRAGYQYHGRIKALAEAAREAGLQF
- the rplF gene encoding 50S ribosomal protein L6, translated to MSRVGKMPIAVPQGVDVQISAEAITVKGGNGTLSLPLSGLVTVSQDGGTLKVAPVNETAEANAMSGTFRALLANTVNGVSKGFEKKLTLVGVGFRAQAQGQKLNLQIGFSHPVVKDMPAGIKVETPSQTEILIKGADRQVVGQIAAEVRAFRPPEPYKGKGIRYADERVVLKETKKK
- the rpsH gene encoding 30S ribosomal protein S8, whose product is MSMSDPIADMLTRIRNAQMVDKTSVVMPSSKLKVAIAQVLKDEGYIDAFAVTGEAAKPQLEISLKYYAGRPVIESIERVSRPGLRIYKGRNAIPQVMNGLGVAIVSTPKGVMTDRKARAAGIGGEVLCYVA
- the rpsN gene encoding 30S ribosomal protein S14 — translated: MAKVSLKQREEKREKLVAKYAKKYTELKAIIDDASKSEQERYAARLELQKLPRNANPTRLRKRCNLTGRPRGTFRQFGLGRSKIRELAFAGDIPGVTKASW
- the rplE gene encoding 50S ribosomal protein L5; the protein is MSQQQARLQQIYREKIVPELMKQFGYKSIMEVPRITKITLNMGVSEAVNDKKVMDNAVGDLTKIAGQKPVVTKSKKAIAGFKIRENVPIGCMVTLRGVTMYEFLDRFVTISLPRVRDFRGISGRSFDGRGNYNVGVKEQIIFPEIEYDKIDAVRGLNISITTTAKTDDEAKALLQAFKFPFKN
- the rplX gene encoding 50S ribosomal protein L24, coding for MNKIRKGDQVVVLTGRDKGKRGTVAARIDVDHVLVDGVNVAKKHVRPNPLKGTTGGIVDKTMPIHQSNVAIFNPATGKADRVGIKLLEDGKKVRVYKSSGEEIKA
- the rplN gene encoding 50S ribosomal protein L14; protein product: MIQMQSRLDVADNTGAKSVMCIKVLGGSKRRYAGIGDIIKVSIKEAAPRGRVKKGEVYNAVVVRTAKGVRRQDGSLVKFDGNAAVLLNTKLEPIGTRIFGPVTRELRTERFMKIVSLAPEVL
- the tldD gene encoding metalloprotease TldD, with translation MIAADATIARLQTARQLLLTPYGLDESTLLDALKLITAHRVDDADLYFQYTRSEGWSLEEGIVKSGSFGIDQGVGVRAIAGEKTAFAYSDDISEAALLDAARTVRTIAAAGQSRRVKVGGHTVAPSRSLYGSFDPIASMDSAAKVALLEDVERRARAKDPRVVQVMAGLGCEYDVVMVARADGTLAADVRPLIRLSVTVIAEQNGRREVGSSGGGGRHDLAYFTPAITQQYVDQAVHAALVNLESRPAPAGEMTVVLGSGWPGILLHEAVGHGLEGDFNRKGSSVFSGRIGQRVAAKGVTVLDDGTLPDRRGSLNIDDEGHVSQSNVLIEDGILRGYMQDATNARLMKTAPTGNGRRESYAHLPMPRMTNTYMLAGDKDPQEIIASIDRGLYAVNFGGGQVDITSGKFVFSASEAYWVENGKVQYPVKGATLIGNGPDAMTRVSMIGNDLSLDSGVGTCGKEGQSVPVGVGQPTLRIDGLTVGGTA